The following are encoded together in the Pseudomonas sediminis genome:
- a CDS encoding GntR family transcriptional regulator gives MNDQLQPLKKQPRVGKSSRSGTQDDVVYAHIFDAILEQRLAPGTKLSEEALGEIFGVSRTIIRRALSRLAHEGVVLLRPNRGAVVASPSVEEARQIFYARRLVERAITELAVEHATAEQLAELRQMVKDEQDSFSRGDRGAGIRLSGEFHLKLAEAARNAPLVSFQRSLVSQTSLIIAQYESGSRSHCSYDEHNQLIDAIEARDAERAVHLMMHHMDHIDSKLNLDEESASDDLHAVFSHLLQTKKKTGRSAANR, from the coding sequence ATGAACGATCAATTGCAGCCTCTAAAGAAGCAGCCGCGCGTGGGCAAAAGCAGCCGCAGCGGGACTCAGGACGATGTCGTATATGCCCACATCTTCGATGCCATTCTCGAACAGCGCCTGGCGCCTGGCACCAAGCTTAGCGAGGAGGCGTTGGGTGAGATCTTCGGCGTCAGTCGCACCATCATTCGTCGCGCCTTGTCACGTTTGGCCCACGAGGGTGTGGTGTTGCTGCGCCCGAACCGCGGTGCGGTAGTGGCCAGCCCGAGCGTCGAAGAAGCGCGGCAGATCTTCTATGCGCGTCGTTTGGTCGAGCGCGCCATCACCGAGCTGGCCGTCGAGCACGCCACCGCTGAGCAACTGGCTGAGCTACGGCAGATGGTCAAGGACGAACAAGACAGCTTCTCGCGTGGTGACCGGGGCGCAGGTATTCGCCTGTCCGGCGAGTTCCACCTGAAGCTGGCCGAGGCTGCACGCAACGCGCCGCTGGTAAGCTTCCAGCGCAGCCTGGTGTCGCAGACCTCGCTGATCATCGCCCAGTACGAAAGCGGCAGCCGCTCGCATTGCTCCTACGACGAACACAATCAACTGATCGACGCTATTGAAGCGCGCGATGCCGAGCGTGCGGTGCACCTGATGATGCATCACATGGATCACATCGACAGCAAGCTGAACCTGGACGAGGAAAGCGCCTCCGACGACCTGCATGCAGTGTTCTCCCACCTGCTTCAGACCAAGAAGAAAACCGGCCGCAGCGCTGCTAATCGCTGA
- the guaD gene encoding guanine deaminase, producing the protein MTTNTKAYRAAILHSLADPAVVGVEQSYQYFEDGILLIENGKVAQVGEASELLPKLTGVEIQQYRDALITPGFIDTHIHYPQTGMIASYGEQLLDWLNTYTFPTEKQFEDKAHAAEVADIFLKELLRNGTTTALVFGSVHPQSVDAFFEAAQKLDLRMIAGKVMMDRNAADYLTDTAESGYAESKALIERWHGKGRLHYAVTPRFAPTSTPEQLDLAGKLFGEYPDLYMHTHISENKAEVAWVKELFPARKGYLDVYDHHKLIGPRAVFAHGVHLCDDECKRLAETGSAVAFCPTSNLFLGSGLFDLNKLEEHGVRVGLGTDVGAGTSFSQLQSLNEAYKIMQLQGKKLDPFKSLYLATLGGANALYLDDKLGNFLPGKDADFLVLDYNATPLISYRMQQAKSLEERLFALTMLGDDRTVKETFAAGVSVHQRD; encoded by the coding sequence ATGACTACCAACACCAAAGCCTATCGCGCCGCCATCCTGCACAGCCTTGCCGACCCGGCCGTCGTCGGCGTCGAGCAGTCCTACCAGTATTTCGAGGACGGCATCCTGCTGATCGAGAACGGCAAGGTCGCCCAGGTCGGCGAAGCTTCCGAATTGCTACCGAAGCTGACCGGCGTCGAGATCCAGCAATACCGCGACGCGCTGATCACCCCCGGTTTCATCGACACCCATATCCACTACCCACAGACCGGCATGATCGCCTCCTACGGCGAGCAGTTGCTGGACTGGCTCAATACCTACACCTTCCCCACCGAGAAACAGTTCGAAGACAAGGCGCACGCCGCCGAGGTCGCGGACATTTTCCTCAAGGAACTGCTGCGTAACGGCACCACGACTGCGCTGGTGTTCGGCAGCGTGCATCCGCAATCGGTGGACGCCTTCTTCGAAGCGGCGCAGAAGCTCGACCTGCGCATGATCGCCGGCAAGGTGATGATGGATCGCAACGCCGCGGACTACCTGACCGATACCGCCGAATCCGGCTATGCCGAGAGCAAGGCGCTGATCGAGCGCTGGCATGGCAAGGGCCGCCTGCACTACGCCGTCACCCCCCGCTTCGCTCCCACCAGCACGCCGGAGCAACTGGATCTGGCCGGCAAGCTGTTCGGCGAGTATCCCGACCTGTACATGCACACCCATATCTCGGAGAACAAGGCCGAAGTGGCCTGGGTCAAGGAACTGTTCCCGGCACGCAAGGGCTATCTGGACGTCTACGACCACCACAAGCTGATCGGCCCGCGCGCGGTGTTCGCTCATGGCGTGCACCTGTGCGACGACGAGTGCAAGCGCCTGGCCGAGACCGGCTCGGCTGTCGCCTTCTGCCCGACCTCCAACCTGTTCCTGGGTAGCGGCCTGTTCGACCTGAACAAGCTGGAAGAACATGGCGTGCGCGTCGGTCTCGGCACCGACGTCGGTGCCGGCACCAGCTTCAGCCAGCTGCAATCACTGAACGAGGCGTACAAGATCATGCAGTTGCAGGGCAAGAAGCTTGATCCGTTCAAGTCGCTGTACCTGGCCACCCTAGGCGGCGCCAACGCGCTGTATCTGGACGACAAGCTGGGCAACTTCCTGCCAGGCAAGGACGCCGATTTCTTGGTGCTGGACTACAACGCCACGCCGCTGATCAGTTACCGCATGCAGCAGGCCAAGAGCCTGGAAGAACGCCTGTTCGCCCTGACCATGCTTGGCGATGACCGCACCGTGAAAGAGACCTTCGCCGCCGGTGTATCGGTGCACCAGCGCGATTGA